In one window of Kitasatospora sp. MMS16-BH015 DNA:
- a CDS encoding ABC transporter permease — protein sequence MTTVTVVPAVRVRRPIPVRRILRMELVKQFSAWRVRVLLLLCWLGPGVLVFAIDQQSTLPSDTPFGRWMHATGWAGPLVVLGVAGSWVLPLVASLAAGDVFAAEDRLGTWRHLLVTVRSHRRIFAAKALAALTVTLLLVAGLALSGTFGGLLAEGSQPLVGLDGHLLTGADAAGGVLLAWLCALAPTLALAAIGLLGSVALGRSPMGLLLPVLAALGMQLAQLLPLPVAVRLALPGYAFTSWNGLFTAPRQPGPLLIGLAVSLAWAALATTLAYRLFLRRDFTNPGQDGAGRRALTLGLLPLAALLALTAVALTAAPGATGPGITQPKLQRSLATAFAHLYRYQQAELRQPPVTEPQLHTTAACDRTEGLGRQEGPGNDWRCTVSWTVPGTTATAQAVYQLDVAPDGHYTADGDGPVQLNGYFLLVIDGAPTPNPLWQFDADVDLLGG from the coding sequence ATGACCACGGTGACCGTAGTGCCCGCCGTACGTGTCCGGCGTCCGATCCCGGTCCGCCGGATCCTCCGGATGGAGCTGGTCAAGCAGTTCTCCGCCTGGCGGGTGCGGGTGCTGCTCCTGCTCTGCTGGCTCGGCCCGGGGGTGCTGGTCTTCGCGATCGACCAGCAGAGCACCCTGCCCTCGGACACCCCCTTCGGCCGCTGGATGCACGCCACCGGCTGGGCCGGCCCACTGGTGGTGCTCGGCGTGGCCGGCAGCTGGGTGCTGCCGCTGGTCGCCTCGCTGGCCGCCGGCGACGTCTTCGCCGCCGAGGACCGGCTCGGCACCTGGCGGCACCTGCTGGTCACGGTCCGCTCGCACCGGCGGATCTTCGCCGCCAAGGCCCTCGCCGCCCTCACCGTGACCCTCCTGCTGGTCGCCGGCCTGGCCCTCTCCGGCACCTTCGGCGGCCTCCTCGCCGAGGGCAGCCAACCCCTGGTCGGCCTCGACGGCCACCTGCTCACCGGCGCCGACGCGGCCGGCGGCGTCCTGCTGGCCTGGCTCTGCGCCCTCGCACCCACCCTCGCCCTGGCAGCCATCGGCCTGCTCGGCTCGGTCGCCCTCGGCCGGTCCCCGATGGGCCTGCTGCTGCCGGTGCTCGCCGCCCTCGGCATGCAGCTGGCCCAGCTCCTCCCGCTGCCGGTCGCCGTACGGCTGGCCCTGCCCGGCTACGCCTTCACCTCCTGGAACGGCCTCTTCACCGCCCCCCGCCAGCCCGGCCCGCTCCTGATCGGCCTCGCCGTCAGCCTGGCCTGGGCCGCCCTCGCCACCACGCTGGCCTACCGGCTCTTCCTCCGCCGCGACTTCACCAACCCCGGCCAGGACGGCGCCGGCCGCCGCGCCCTGACCCTCGGCCTCCTCCCACTGGCCGCCCTGCTCGCCCTGACCGCCGTCGCCCTCACCGCAGCCCCCGGCGCGACCGGCCCCGGCATCACCCAGCCCAAGCTCCAGCGCTCCCTGGCCACCGCCTTCGCCCACCTCTACCGCTACCAACAGGCCGAGCTCCGCCAACCCCCGGTCACCGAGCCCCAGTTGCACACCACGGCCGCCTGCGACCGCACCGAGGGCCTCGGCCGCCAGGAAGGCCCCGGCAACGACTGGCGCTGCACCGTCTCCTGGACCGTCCCCGGCACCACCGCCACCGCCCAGGCCGTCTACCAACTCGACGTCGCCCCCGACGGCCACTACACCGCCGACGGCGACGGCCCCGTCCAACTGAACGGCTACTTCCTCCTCGTCATCGACGGCGCCCCGACGCCCAACCCCCTCTGGCAGTTCGACGCCGACGTCGACCTGCTCGGAGGCTGA
- a CDS encoding ABC transporter ATP-binding protein, protein MSELVAVRGRGLTKTFGEVLALDRVDLSIAQGRIHGLVGPNGAGKTTLLGLLLGLAAADRGTLELFGAPAGHGTAAPEGVAGFVDGPGLYPTLTARQNLATVAALTPEEVPPARVDQVLAEVGLTEAADRKVRGFSLGMRQRLGLAAALLTRPRLLVLDEPSNGLDPAGKHHVHGVLRRLAAEGVTVVLSSHRMDDLEALCAEVTILATGRVVFSGPVQKLAAEDRALDHRLRAADPPAARALAATTPGITLLAGHADPELLLLRARTAALDALVTRLALADNPVRELTPVVSPLEAAFLALTDQSTGTEQSGHTDQSGRTEQSGRTEHFSGAEQEADR, encoded by the coding sequence ATGTCTGAGCTCGTCGCGGTGCGCGGTCGCGGCCTCACCAAGACCTTCGGTGAGGTCCTGGCCCTCGACCGGGTCGACCTGAGCATCGCTCAGGGCCGGATCCACGGCCTGGTCGGCCCGAACGGCGCGGGCAAGACCACCCTCCTCGGCCTGCTTCTCGGCCTGGCCGCCGCCGACCGGGGCACCCTGGAGCTGTTCGGCGCCCCGGCCGGCCACGGCACGGCCGCCCCCGAGGGCGTCGCCGGTTTCGTGGACGGCCCCGGCCTCTACCCGACCCTGACCGCCCGGCAGAACCTCGCCACGGTGGCCGCCCTGACCCCCGAGGAGGTGCCGCCCGCGCGGGTCGACCAGGTGCTGGCGGAGGTCGGACTCACCGAGGCCGCCGACCGGAAGGTCCGCGGCTTCTCGCTCGGCATGCGCCAACGCCTCGGCCTGGCTGCCGCCTTGCTGACCAGGCCCCGGCTGCTGGTGCTGGACGAGCCCTCCAATGGCCTGGACCCGGCCGGCAAGCACCACGTGCACGGCGTGCTGCGGCGGCTCGCGGCCGAGGGCGTCACGGTGGTGCTCTCCAGCCACCGGATGGACGACCTGGAGGCGCTCTGCGCCGAGGTCACCATCCTGGCCACCGGCCGGGTGGTCTTCTCCGGCCCGGTGCAGAAGCTAGCCGCCGAGGACCGCGCACTCGACCACCGCCTCCGGGCCGCCGACCCGCCCGCCGCCCGCGCACTCGCCGCCACCACCCCCGGCATCACCCTCCTGGCCGGCCACGCCGACCCCGAACTCCTCCTGCTCCGGGCCCGGACGGCCGCCCTGGACGCCCTGGTCACCCGACTGGCCCTCGCCGACAACCCGGTCCGCGAACTGACCCCCGTGGTCTCCCCGTTGGAGGCCGCCTTCCTGGCCCTCACCGACCAGTCCACCGGCACCGAGCAGTCGGGCCACACCGACCAGTCCGGTCGCACCGAGCAGTCCGGTCGCACCGAGCACTTCAGTGGCGCCGAGCAGGAGGCCGACCGATGA
- a CDS encoding PKD domain-containing protein has product MRKWKKRSVGVAALAVISLGGASLATAEGVVGHPKTGVGSCTLKGWDPGTSPAGAKNLPVGKRPMNYKPDDFDCSGAVFAAPGVEFSKFPQPKNFAITNKTVMKTAANGQQSITAQPEAAVNPTAPYFPPFQHFVIIYRENHTFDDYLGDCATTIAAGCNGQVQSTNHIGSVPNLHNLAKTYSLSDSYSTGVQPPSGPNHWFLFSGQSASSSQQQSYPANGTQFDRFLQSDKGPTDEGTNACTTPSGTSSGTSPYTMIMNGDIYWMLNSGSGYWKNPATGKAEVLPPNRPGTNIPEELHTNEYTCLNQSLPDSTISNDYLNFINTNGMPSYNYVELFNDHPGTYQDIPGNDTATNTIVNSIMTNPTYKDNTLIVVTEDDTQNGSNGSDHVSNTYRVPLLVIGNPAYVKQHYLSHVAYNTGNVLAAMERTMENVHAGVIDPNDNLGASTFPMTTADQSALGDPLEDFWVQGQTPLSASATGSPANGNAPLTETFTGSATGGTPAYHYSWNFGDGTAAGTAQNPSHTYTAAGTYTATLTVTDSASPAHTATSQVTTTVSAVGNPLAASASGTPTSGQVPLNVAFTGTGTGGTPAYHYSWDFGDGTATSTAQNPTHSYGTAGTYTATLTVTDSATPANSATSTVSVTASPIAATPPGAPTGLTGTAGTGQVALNWTAPANTGGENVTSYKVYRGTASGGETLLTSGGCSGLGAVTSCTDTGLTAGQAYYYKVSAVNGVGEGAQSTEASATPTGSGCPGGQLLGNPGFENGTANPAPWSVTSTHSPVDVISSSSSEPARSGSYDAWLDGWGAATTDTLAQTVTLPAGCTNYNFTFWMHVDTAETTTTTAYDTLKLQVLNSSGTVLRNLYTYSNLNHNSGFSQHTFNLSAFAGQQVTLKFTGAEDYQKQTSFVLDDTAVNVS; this is encoded by the coding sequence ATGAGGAAGTGGAAGAAGAGATCGGTGGGCGTGGCCGCGCTCGCCGTGATCTCGCTGGGTGGGGCTTCGCTGGCCACGGCGGAGGGGGTGGTGGGACACCCCAAGACCGGCGTCGGCTCGTGCACGCTGAAGGGGTGGGACCCGGGGACGAGCCCGGCGGGCGCGAAGAACCTGCCGGTCGGCAAGCGGCCGATGAACTACAAGCCGGACGACTTCGACTGCTCCGGCGCGGTGTTCGCCGCCCCCGGCGTGGAGTTCTCGAAGTTCCCGCAGCCCAAGAACTTCGCCATCACCAACAAGACCGTCATGAAGACGGCCGCCAACGGCCAGCAGTCGATCACGGCGCAGCCCGAAGCGGCGGTGAACCCGACGGCGCCGTACTTCCCGCCGTTCCAGCACTTCGTGATCATCTACCGCGAGAACCACACGTTCGACGACTACCTCGGTGACTGCGCGACCACCATCGCCGCGGGCTGCAACGGCCAGGTGCAGAGCACCAACCACATCGGCTCGGTGCCGAACCTGCACAACCTGGCCAAGACGTACTCGCTGTCCGACTCTTACAGCACCGGCGTCCAGCCGCCCTCGGGCCCCAACCACTGGTTCCTGTTCTCGGGGCAGTCCGCCTCCAGCAGTCAGCAGCAGTCGTACCCCGCGAACGGCACCCAGTTCGACCGCTTCCTGCAGAGCGACAAGGGCCCCACGGACGAGGGCACCAACGCCTGCACGACTCCGTCCGGCACCAGCAGCGGCACCAGCCCGTACACGATGATCATGAACGGTGACATCTACTGGATGCTCAACAGCGGTAGCGGCTACTGGAAGAACCCGGCCACCGGCAAGGCCGAGGTCCTCCCGCCGAACCGCCCGGGGACCAACATCCCCGAGGAGTTGCACACCAACGAGTACACCTGCCTGAACCAGAGCCTGCCCGACAGCACGATCTCGAACGACTACCTGAACTTCATCAACACCAACGGCATGCCGTCGTACAACTACGTCGAGCTGTTCAACGACCACCCGGGCACCTACCAGGACATCCCGGGCAACGACACGGCGACGAACACCATCGTCAACTCGATCATGACCAACCCGACGTACAAGGACAACACCCTGATCGTCGTCACCGAGGACGACACCCAGAACGGCAGCAACGGTTCGGACCACGTGTCCAACACCTACCGCGTGCCGCTGCTGGTGATCGGGAACCCGGCGTACGTCAAGCAGCACTACCTCTCGCACGTCGCGTACAACACGGGCAACGTGCTCGCGGCGATGGAGCGCACGATGGAGAACGTGCACGCCGGTGTCATCGACCCCAACGACAACCTGGGCGCGTCCACCTTCCCGATGACCACCGCCGACCAGTCCGCCCTCGGTGATCCGCTGGAGGACTTCTGGGTGCAGGGCCAGACCCCGCTGTCCGCGAGCGCCACCGGCTCCCCGGCCAACGGCAACGCGCCGCTGACGGAGACCTTCACCGGCTCGGCCACTGGCGGCACCCCGGCGTACCACTACAGCTGGAACTTCGGTGACGGGACGGCCGCCGGCACCGCCCAGAACCCGAGCCACACCTACACCGCCGCGGGTACCTACACCGCGACGCTGACCGTCACCGACAGCGCCTCGCCGGCGCACACCGCGACCTCGCAGGTGACCACCACGGTCAGTGCCGTCGGCAACCCGCTGGCCGCCAGTGCGTCTGGCACCCCGACCTCCGGCCAGGTGCCGTTGAACGTCGCCTTCACCGGCACCGGCACCGGCGGCACCCCGGCGTACCACTACAGCTGGGACTTCGGTGACGGGACGGCCACCAGCACCGCCCAGAACCCGACCCACTCCTATGGCACGGCGGGCACCTACACCGCGACGCTGACCGTCACCGACAGCGCCACGCCGGCCAACAGCGCGACCTCGACGGTGTCCGTCACGGCCTCGCCGATCGCCGCGACACCGCCGGGCGCGCCCACCGGGCTGACCGGTACCGCCGGCACCGGGCAGGTCGCGCTGAACTGGACGGCCCCCGCCAACACCGGCGGCGAGAACGTCACCTCGTACAAGGTCTACCGGGGCACCGCGAGCGGCGGCGAGACGCTGCTGACCAGCGGCGGCTGCAGCGGCCTGGGCGCGGTGACCTCCTGCACCGACACCGGTCTGACCGCCGGTCAGGCCTACTACTACAAGGTCAGCGCGGTCAACGGCGTGGGCGAGGGGGCGCAGAGCACCGAGGCGTCCGCCACCCCGACCGGCTCCGGCTGCCCCGGCGGGCAGCTGCTCGGCAACCCGGGCTTCGAGAACGGCACCGCCAACCCGGCACCCTGGAGCGTGACTTCGACGCACAGCCCAGTCGACGTGATCAGCAGCAGCAGCTCCGAACCGGCGCGCAGCGGCAGCTACGACGCCTGGCTCGACGGCTGGGGCGCGGCCACCACCGACACGCTGGCCCAGACCGTGACGCTGCCCGCCGGCTGCACCAACTACAACTTCACCTTCTGGATGCACGTCGACACGGCCGAGACCACGACCACCACGGCCTACGACACCCTCAAGCTGCAGGTGCTCAACAGCTCCGGCACCGTGCTGCGCAACCTGTACACCTACTCCAACCTCAACCACAACTCGGGCTTCTCGCAGCACACCTTCAACCTGAGCGCCTTCGCGGGGCAGCAGGTGACGCTGAAGTTCACCGGGGCCGAGGACTACCAGAAGCAGACCTCGTTCGTGCTGGACGACACCGCGGTGAACGTGAGTTGA
- a CDS encoding sphingomyelin phosphodiesterase: MLSRRTATAFAAALLLGGTLQTASAQAAAAPNTLSVFAFNVDLGTSVVDWSQNEQASRRTPIVEQIVRQHSADVVILDELFNNSSVSDINSKLADLYPYRTPVVGGTCSGGGWNGVSGNCSSSPFVINGGTMILSKYPIAAQYAHVFSNSTYGTWDYHADKGAALVQVNKGGVKTWVVGTHLQADESDKSTDTTQATRLGQLGEIKDWVNGIVGSSAPVLIGGDLNVEYFHGASRNDYANAQNAVNGVLGTPATDPGQNRTTMDCPVASWCQYMAGVETFPVDYRDDLDYLGYLNAPGRPVPVTLPTVNIDFDPQAGWTQGQLDTNAPSDHYPVEATFQLN, translated from the coding sequence GTGCTTTCCCGTCGTACCGCCACCGCCTTCGCCGCCGCCCTGTTGCTCGGCGGCACGCTCCAGACCGCTTCGGCCCAGGCCGCCGCCGCCCCGAACACCCTCTCGGTGTTCGCCTTCAACGTGGACCTCGGCACCTCGGTGGTCGACTGGTCGCAGAACGAGCAGGCCTCCCGGCGGACGCCGATCGTCGAGCAGATCGTCCGTCAGCACAGCGCCGACGTGGTGATCCTGGACGAGCTGTTCAACAACTCCTCGGTCAGCGACATCAACAGCAAGCTGGCCGACCTCTACCCGTACCGCACCCCCGTGGTCGGCGGCACCTGCTCGGGCGGCGGCTGGAACGGCGTCAGCGGCAACTGCTCCAGCTCGCCGTTCGTGATCAACGGCGGCACGATGATCCTCTCCAAGTACCCGATCGCCGCCCAGTACGCGCACGTCTTCTCCAACTCCACCTACGGCACCTGGGACTACCACGCCGACAAGGGCGCCGCGCTGGTGCAGGTGAACAAGGGCGGCGTGAAGACCTGGGTGGTCGGCACCCACCTGCAGGCCGACGAGTCCGACAAGTCCACCGACACCACCCAGGCCACCCGCCTCGGCCAGCTCGGCGAGATCAAGGACTGGGTGAACGGCATCGTCGGCTCCTCCGCCCCGGTGCTGATCGGCGGCGACCTCAACGTGGAGTACTTCCACGGCGCCTCGCGCAACGACTACGCCAACGCGCAGAACGCGGTGAACGGCGTGCTCGGCACCCCCGCCACCGACCCGGGCCAGAACCGCACCACCATGGACTGCCCGGTCGCCTCCTGGTGCCAGTACATGGCCGGCGTCGAGACCTTCCCGGTCGACTACCGCGACGACCTGGACTACCTCGGCTACCTCAACGCCCCGGGCCGCCCGGTGCCGGTCACGCTGCCGACCGTGAACATCGACTTCGACCCGCAGGCGGGCTGGACCCAGGGCCAGCTGGACACCAACGCCCCGAGCGACCACTACCCGGTCGAGGCCACCTTCCAGCTCAACTGA
- a CDS encoding HAMP domain-containing sensor histidine kinase produces MNLRRQIAATVALVSFLVAVTLGLLVHRASVGQHVAQARRSAENALDSVLTGYERTGELVGWGATPDDPALPPKLRQLAQEGRHGSLLGPGPDGPAMWAAAPAGDRVVSVRVDYAEDAKAIAQLDRTFTVSAALSVAVTVLAGVLAADRISSRLRTAARTARRIAKGDLAARIGPLGRPRDEVAELAAAVDSMSAVLSAKLASEQRFTADVAHELRTPLTGLLTAAELLPPGRPTELVQGRVRVLCSLTEDLLEVSRLDAGAERPELAPVPLGQVVRRAVAAAPGEAEVVVSQEATVSTDVRRLDRILANLLANAHRHGRAPVLVEVAGATVTVRDHGPGYPEAILREGPQRFRTGARERGHGHGLGLTIAKGHAEALGITLRLGNDPGAVAELELPVG; encoded by the coding sequence GTGAACCTGCGCCGCCAGATCGCCGCGACCGTCGCGCTGGTCTCCTTCCTGGTGGCCGTCACCCTCGGCCTGCTGGTGCACCGCGCCTCGGTGGGCCAGCACGTGGCCCAGGCCCGCCGCTCGGCGGAGAACGCGCTCGACTCGGTGCTCACCGGGTACGAGCGGACCGGCGAACTGGTCGGCTGGGGCGCGACGCCGGACGACCCGGCCCTGCCGCCGAAGCTGCGCCAGTTGGCGCAGGAGGGCCGGCACGGCTCGCTGCTCGGACCGGGCCCGGACGGCCCGGCGATGTGGGCGGCAGCGCCGGCCGGTGACCGGGTGGTCTCGGTCCGGGTGGACTACGCCGAGGACGCGAAGGCGATCGCCCAACTCGACCGCACCTTCACCGTCTCGGCCGCGCTCTCGGTGGCCGTCACGGTGCTGGCCGGGGTGCTGGCCGCCGACCGGATCAGCAGCCGGCTGCGGACGGCCGCCCGGACGGCCCGCCGGATCGCCAAGGGCGACCTGGCGGCCCGGATCGGTCCGCTCGGCCGACCCCGGGACGAGGTGGCCGAACTCGCGGCGGCCGTGGACTCGATGTCGGCGGTGCTCAGCGCCAAGCTGGCCAGCGAGCAGCGGTTCACCGCCGACGTGGCGCACGAGCTGCGCACCCCGCTGACCGGCCTGCTCACCGCCGCCGAACTGCTCCCGCCCGGGCGGCCCACCGAGTTGGTGCAGGGGCGGGTCCGGGTGCTGTGCAGCCTGACCGAGGACCTGCTCGAGGTCTCCCGGCTGGACGCGGGGGCCGAGCGGCCCGAGCTCGCGCCGGTGCCGCTCGGCCAGGTGGTCCGCCGGGCGGTCGCGGCGGCGCCGGGGGAGGCGGAGGTGGTGGTCTCCCAGGAGGCGACGGTCTCCACCGACGTACGGCGGCTGGACCGGATCCTGGCCAACCTGCTGGCCAACGCGCACCGGCACGGCCGGGCCCCGGTGCTGGTCGAGGTGGCCGGGGCCACCGTGACCGTCCGCGACCACGGGCCCGGCTACCCGGAGGCGATCCTGCGGGAGGGCCCGCAGCGCTTCCGCACCGGGGCCCGGGAGCGCGGCCACGGCCACGGGCTGGGCCTGACCATCGCCAAGGGCCACGCCGAGGCCCTCGGCATCACCCTGCGGCTCGGCAACGACCCCGGGGCCGTCGCCGAGCTGGAGCTACCGGTCGGCTGA
- the cseB gene encoding two-component system response regulator CseB → MTDSAPAPVAVPRILLVEDDEVIREATRMALERYGFPVETAADGLEGLEAFRARRPDILLLDVMLPLLDGVGLCRRVREESQLPILMMSARTEAIDVVSGLEAGADDYITKPFESAVLVARIRTVLRRTSRPAATPEQSAEPAPRAVRVIEDLELDTEALEVRVAGRPVPLTPTELRLLLEFTAAPGVALERQTLLERVWDYSWGADSRVVDVHVQRLRAKIGAARIETVRGFGYRLRRAG, encoded by the coding sequence ATGACCGACTCCGCGCCCGCCCCCGTCGCCGTCCCCCGGATCCTGCTGGTCGAGGACGACGAGGTGATCCGCGAGGCGACCAGGATGGCCCTGGAGCGCTACGGCTTCCCGGTGGAGACCGCCGCCGACGGGCTGGAAGGGCTGGAGGCGTTCCGGGCCCGGCGGCCCGACATCCTGCTGCTGGACGTGATGCTGCCGCTGCTGGACGGGGTCGGGCTCTGCCGCCGCGTCCGAGAGGAGAGCCAGCTGCCGATCCTGATGATGTCGGCCCGCACCGAGGCGATCGACGTGGTCTCCGGCCTGGAGGCGGGGGCCGACGACTACATCACCAAGCCGTTCGAGAGCGCCGTCCTGGTGGCGCGGATCCGCACCGTGCTGCGCCGCACCAGCCGCCCGGCGGCCACCCCGGAGCAGTCGGCCGAGCCGGCTCCGCGAGCGGTGCGGGTGATCGAGGACCTGGAGCTGGACACCGAGGCACTGGAGGTCAGGGTGGCCGGGCGGCCGGTGCCGCTCACCCCGACCGAGCTGCGGCTGCTGCTGGAGTTCACTGCCGCGCCGGGCGTGGCGCTGGAGCGGCAGACGCTGCTCGAACGGGTCTGGGACTACTCCTGGGGCGCCGACAGCCGGGTGGTGGACGTGCACGTGCAGCGGCTGCGGGCCAAGATCGGGGCGGCCAGGATCGAGACCGTCCGGGGCTTCGGCTACCGGCTGCGGAGGGCCGGGTGA
- a CDS encoding class F sortase — MTRESRPGSRRRRRPRWAPAATAGALALAGGIVLLGGSPAPAPVRIATSQPLPPATQEPSTQASTAKAPPVAPVPASPPVHLTIARIGVDAPVTSTGLNPDGTVEVPPLDHPEQVSWYREGPTPGQIGPAVLLGHLDTHKGPAVFSRLRELRPGDRIDIRRQDGSTVGYRVRELKQYPKAEFPTDLVYGNTDTPQLRLITCGGTLGGNGHYTDNIIALADLVR, encoded by the coding sequence GTGACCCGAGAGTCACGCCCTGGCAGCCGCCGTCGCCGGCGCCCCCGTTGGGCGCCGGCGGCGACGGCGGGGGCGCTCGCCCTGGCCGGCGGGATCGTGCTGCTCGGCGGCTCGCCGGCCCCCGCGCCGGTGCGGATCGCCACCTCGCAGCCGCTGCCCCCGGCCACCCAGGAACCCAGCACCCAGGCGTCCACGGCCAAGGCGCCGCCGGTCGCCCCGGTTCCGGCCTCGCCGCCGGTGCACCTGACCATCGCCCGGATCGGCGTCGACGCCCCCGTCACGTCCACCGGGCTCAACCCCGACGGCACCGTCGAGGTGCCGCCGCTCGACCACCCCGAGCAGGTGAGCTGGTACCGCGAGGGCCCGACCCCGGGTCAGATCGGGCCGGCCGTCCTGCTCGGTCATCTGGACACCCACAAGGGGCCGGCCGTCTTCAGTCGGCTGCGCGAGCTCCGGCCCGGCGACCGGATCGACATCCGCCGCCAGGACGGCAGCACGGTCGGCTACCGCGTCCGCGAGCTCAAGCAGTACCCGAAGGCGGAGTTCCCGACCGACCTGGTCTACGGCAACACCGACACGCCCCAGCTCCGCCTCATCACCTGCGGCGGCACCCTGGGCGGCAACGGCCACTACACCGACAACATCATCGCCCTCGCCGATCTGGTGAGATGA
- a CDS encoding Tat pathway signal sequence domain protein, whose translation MAAPRQIRHAVRFALVAAGAAGAVALSGASAFADGTPAPAAPTASVSAAPSASVSPAPASGGKTAVTPAPAGAPQVKTVPKGGAQTGEGETGPSTVTLVAGSGLAAVGATALGFAVVRRRAGAQG comes from the coding sequence ATGGCAGCTCCTCGTCAGATCCGTCACGCCGTCCGGTTCGCCCTGGTCGCGGCCGGGGCCGCAGGCGCCGTCGCGCTCTCCGGCGCCTCGGCCTTCGCCGACGGCACCCCGGCCCCGGCCGCGCCGACCGCGAGCGTCTCGGCCGCCCCGTCCGCCAGCGTCTCGCCCGCCCCGGCCTCGGGCGGCAAGACCGCGGTGACCCCGGCCCCGGCCGGCGCCCCGCAGGTGAAGACCGTCCCCAAGGGCGGCGCCCAGACCGGTGAGGGCGAGACCGGCCCGTCCACCGTCACCCTGGTCGCCGGCTCGGGCCTGGCCGCGGTCGGCGCCACCGCCCTCGGCTTCGCCGTCGTCCGTCGCCGTGCCGGCGCTCAGGGCTAG
- a CDS encoding histidine-type phosphatase, producing the protein MKLAATFAALATCTLLTIGTAQAAPADGGYYGTKTPYAPQQPLATYHRAPKGFAPVFTENVARHGSRAMTDSKDGDAVLAVLDRAQAAGGLTELGAQLAPQVRTLLAAAAGIGYGNLSGRGVQEQRETALRMEQRLPGLFQAITAQHAPVVVKTSGVARAVASANAFTGGLTAGDPALAGLVQAPVTDKDTLYFHKQPQNADYQAYLAKDPQLAATLAGIQAQPRTASVARHVVTRLLRPAFVKTLTPADQAAFATSLYQLYGAAPDLRVEAPGVDLGPFLTPADARWLQYQDDAEEFYQKGPAFSGRSITYKMATPLLDDLFAQAEAKAAGSSANGAVLRFTHAEEIEPLAVLLSLPGSTRPADPAVPYSYADNPWRGSRVAPMAANIQWDVYAGKAADGSTKHLVRMLYNEKETYFPAACTPYTKGGYFYELDELKRCFGR; encoded by the coding sequence TTGAAGCTCGCCGCCACCTTCGCTGCCTTGGCCACCTGCACGCTGCTCACTATCGGCACGGCGCAGGCCGCTCCGGCCGACGGGGGGTACTACGGGACCAAGACCCCGTACGCGCCGCAGCAGCCGCTCGCCACGTACCACCGGGCGCCCAAGGGCTTCGCGCCGGTCTTCACCGAGAACGTCGCCCGGCACGGCTCCCGGGCCATGACGGACAGCAAGGACGGCGACGCCGTGCTCGCGGTGCTCGACCGGGCGCAGGCGGCCGGCGGCCTCACCGAGCTCGGGGCTCAACTGGCCCCGCAGGTAAGGACGTTGCTCGCGGCGGCGGCCGGGATCGGGTACGGGAACCTGTCCGGGCGGGGTGTGCAGGAGCAGCGGGAGACGGCGCTGCGGATGGAGCAGCGGCTGCCCGGCCTGTTCCAGGCGATCACGGCCCAGCACGCGCCGGTGGTGGTGAAGACCTCCGGGGTGGCCCGGGCGGTGGCCAGCGCCAACGCGTTCACCGGCGGCCTGACGGCGGGTGACCCGGCGCTGGCCGGGCTGGTGCAGGCGCCGGTCACCGACAAGGACACGCTGTACTTCCACAAGCAGCCGCAGAACGCCGACTACCAGGCCTACCTGGCCAAGGACCCGCAGCTGGCCGCCACCCTGGCCGGCATCCAGGCCCAGCCCCGGACCGCTTCGGTGGCCCGGCACGTGGTGACCCGCCTGCTGCGGCCGGCCTTCGTGAAGACGCTGACCCCCGCCGACCAGGCGGCCTTCGCCACCTCGCTCTACCAGCTCTACGGCGCCGCCCCCGACCTGCGGGTGGAGGCCCCCGGGGTCGACCTCGGCCCGTTCCTGACCCCGGCGGATGCGCGGTGGCTCCAGTACCAGGACGACGCCGAGGAGTTCTACCAGAAGGGCCCGGCCTTCAGCGGACGGTCCATCACGTACAAGATGGCCACCCCGCTGCTGGACGACCTGTTCGCCCAGGCCGAGGCGAAGGCGGCGGGCAGCAGCGCGAACGGCGCCGTGCTGCGTTTCACCCACGCCGAGGAGATCGAGCCGCTGGCCGTACTGCTCAGCCTGCCCGGCAGCACCCGGCCGGCCGACCCGGCCGTGCCGTACAGCTATGCGGACAACCCGTGGCGCGGGAGCCGGGTGGCCCCGATGGCGGCCAACATCCAGTGGGACGTGTACGCGGGCAAGGCGGCGGACGGCAGCACGAAGCACCTGGTGCGGATGCTCTACAACGAGAAGGAGACGTACTTCCCGGCCGCCTGCACGCCCTACACCAAGGGCGGCTACTTCTACGAGCTGGACGAGCTGAAGCGCTGCTTCGGCCGCTGA